The region AGGCCTCACTGCCCCAGAATCCTCACTCGGGAGGGAGCAGCCCAAGGAGGAGATGACAGGGGAGGTCCCAGGAAGGAGGTGGCAGGGGATGGGGACACAGGGGCTAGACAGAAGGTCCCAGAGTGGCCAGAGGACACGTGATAGGAAAGGAACAGACTCGTAGTGGACATGAGGTCGGGGCAGCCTGGTGGCTCCAACCATGGGTGGACTGAGGCCTCCTGGGATGTGAGCGTGGCCAACCTCCACCTCCATCTGCCCGCAGGGACCAGGCTACCCAGCTCACTGCTCATCGCCGCCAGGCCTGGCTTCAGCACATCTAAGTACATGGTGACAATGTCAGCATTTGGGGCCCCGCAGGCTCAGGTACACATCAAGATATGAACTTCCTCCACTTTCCAGCCCATTCCTGAAAGACAAGGGGATGCTGGGAGCAGAAAATGGGCCCACCAGAGCTGGCTGCATGTTCACCAGAGGATGAGTCATACCTAGGCTGGGGCAAGCACCCCCACAACTCCACTTCATCCTGTCttgtggcctctgctgccctctgaCACCCTGGAATTCAGCCTGTTTCCTGCTAGAGTCTAAAGTCGGCTCCAGGTGGGCCAGCCTCTGTGTTTGACCCCCCTGGACTCTCCAGTGTCCAGCCTGGTACTCAGTAGGCGCTTTGTGAAGGTCTCCACGGCAGTGTTGCCTAGCACAGCCTTTATAAGCAGAATAGGTAGCTCAAACACAGGGGCAAATTCCACTGCATTAGAAGTaaccccccgccccgcccctcatgTGCCCAGAACACAGGTCTGTTTCCCGAACCCCTTGATGTGAACACTCAGTCCGCGTCCGCCCCCACCAGGGCAGGCCTGGTTTGTCTTCCTGCTCCCACACGCCTGGCGCTCAGCTCAGCACCTGCAGGCAGCGCTCAGTCACTGCTGGCACTGATCTCAGCTGGGAGGGCTCGGGGTGAGGGCCACCAAGGGCTGGGCATGGCACAGGGGCGTCTCCGCGGGCTAGAGTTCAGCATCTGGCTTGACCAGGTGGCCGCTGAAGGTGATGTAGAGGTCTCCGTGCTCGCCGTAGATGGCGTTGTCGCGGTCCCGCTGGAACATGCGCACCCAGACAGTGTCGCCAgtggccagcagcagcagcaggctcTGGGTCTGCATCACGCTGCGCTCACTAGGCTGTGCGTACAGCACAGCCGTGGCCTGCCGGTTGCACATGATGTGCAGGTACGTCTCCTTATAATTCCAGGTGTGCACATTGAGGCTCAGGAAGTAGACACCAGGCACAGTGCAGAGGAAGCGGCCAGAGGCCAGGTCGAAGGCACCATCCAGGTTCACCAACTCCGTGTCAAAAGGCACAGCCTGGAGGGCGTCGGAGCTGTGCAGCCCCTCCCGCCGGCCCACCGAGAAGGCCGCGTAGGCGCGCTGGCACGGGGCGCCTGGTGGCCCCACCTGCCCCTTCTGGCCCTTGCGGCCCTGGAGGCCCCGGGAGCCTGGCGGGCCCTCCTTCCCGCTCCTGCCTGAGCGACCTCTGACCCCTGCCTCGCCCTTCTCACCTGCAGGGGGCAAGGGGAAGTTGCCAGTCAAGGTTTAGGATCCAGGGTCAGATTCTCCAGCCCCTTGGCCTTACCAGTGACCTCACCCTTCC is a window of Vicugna pacos chromosome 18, VicPac4, whole genome shotgun sequence DNA encoding:
- the C1QTNF8 gene encoding complement C1q tumor necrosis factor-related protein 8, which encodes MAAPALLLLLVLPAGAWPGLGLPRRPCVHCCRPAWPPAAPGSFAHRSDGDEWVRLPRVRPTIDISILKGEKGEAGVRGRSGRSGKEGPPGSRGLQGRKGQKGQVGPPGAPCQRAYAAFSVGRREGLHSSDALQAVPFDTELVNLDGAFDLASGRFLCTVPGVYFLSLNVHTWNYKETYLHIMCNRQATAVLYAQPSERSVMQTQSLLLLLATGDTVWVRMFQRDRDNAIYGEHGDLYITFSGHLVKPDAEL